One window of the Microvirga mediterraneensis genome contains the following:
- a CDS encoding helix-turn-helix domain-containing protein — translation MQIYIPIWHNDCKPKNTILVLDGFKPVSYQNGMTWLRSLRTKNNLSQAQLAELAGTSQPQIKRLEDGERKLTKEWAERLAPHLHVSAEELLFPPRMVPLVGYVGAGSLAHYFGEGDGNLGEVEAPENASEKTVGVEIRGESLGIMLDGWVAYYDEVREAPTADMIGKLCVVGLYDGRVLIKKLEKGQLPKHYNLLSQDPPIYDAEVTWAAVVKAMMPRS, via the coding sequence ATGCAGATCTATATACCAATTTGGCATAACGACTGCAAGCCCAAAAATACCATTTTGGTTTTGGACGGATTTAAGCCTGTCAGTTACCAAAATGGTATGACGTGGCTCAGATCGCTCAGAACGAAAAACAATCTCTCACAAGCGCAGCTGGCCGAACTCGCCGGCACATCCCAACCTCAGATCAAACGACTTGAGGATGGTGAGAGGAAGCTGACGAAAGAATGGGCGGAGCGCCTTGCCCCTCACCTACACGTTTCCGCGGAGGAACTTCTCTTCCCGCCGCGTATGGTCCCCTTGGTCGGGTACGTGGGCGCCGGCTCGCTGGCGCATTATTTCGGCGAAGGTGACGGCAACCTCGGCGAGGTCGAAGCCCCTGAGAATGCATCCGAAAAAACAGTCGGCGTGGAGATCCGGGGCGAGTCACTCGGTATTATGCTCGACGGCTGGGTCGCATATTATGATGAGGTAAGAGAGGCCCCGACCGCGGACATGATCGGGAAGCTCTGCGTTGTGGGGCTCTATGACGGCCGGGTGCTTATCAAGAAACTTGAGAAGGGCCAGCTCCCCAAACACTACAACCTCTTGTCCCAGGACCCTCCGATCTATGATGCTGAGGTAACTTGGGCGGCTGTAGTCAAGGCAATGATGCCTCGGTCCTAA
- a CDS encoding helix-turn-helix domain-containing protein, with translation MKLSQYLSETHQTHAQFALKIGATQAAVSRYASGKRKPNLAKLLRIERATGGKVRARDFVDEMPEATGEAA, from the coding sequence ATGAAGCTCTCTCAGTACCTCTCCGAAACCCACCAGACTCACGCTCAGTTTGCGTTGAAGATCGGTGCCACCCAAGCAGCCGTGTCGCGCTACGCGAGCGGAAAGCGCAAGCCCAACCTCGCGAAGCTGCTCCGAATTGAGAGGGCGACAGGCGGTAAGGTTCGCGCTCGGGATTTCGTTGACGAGATGCCTGAGGCGACCGGAGAGGCCGCCTAA